A genomic window from Desulfocurvibacter africanus subsp. africanus DSM 2603 includes:
- the queA gene encoding tRNA preQ1(34) S-adenosylmethionine ribosyltransferase-isomerase QueA has protein sequence MSHIPESCDLQSYCFELPEELIAQQPGQSREASRLMVLDRASGHRRIVPFADIGAFLPPGALLVANNSRVLPARMFGHKPTGGRVEFLLLTPLPLLAAKEPDADGFSSAQAEGLLRSAKKPKPGERIEFSDDFHLVVEARGDFGKSQVTLHWRDDLAAHFMRQGHLPLPPYIRRPDTDSDRERYQTVYSRKDKLGSAAAPTAGLHFSTKLKAELAEAGFAWAELTLYVGYGTFSPVRVRDIREHTMHREYIEIPEATAVAIREAKSRGRPVVAVGTTSARALEGAFAQTGCVAAFTGWTDIFMRPGYEFNVVERLLTNFHLPGSSLIMLVSALAGREAVQDAYRHAVQERMRFFSYGDAMLVL, from the coding sequence ATGTCGCATATTCCTGAATCCTGCGATCTGCAGAGCTACTGCTTCGAGCTGCCAGAGGAGCTCATCGCCCAGCAGCCAGGCCAAAGCCGTGAGGCTTCTCGGCTCATGGTCCTGGATCGAGCCTCTGGCCACAGACGCATAGTGCCTTTTGCCGATATCGGGGCATTCCTGCCGCCTGGCGCGCTGCTCGTGGCCAACAATTCCCGCGTGCTGCCGGCGCGCATGTTCGGCCACAAGCCTACGGGCGGCCGCGTGGAATTCCTGTTGCTCACCCCCCTGCCTCTGCTGGCCGCCAAAGAACCTGATGCCGACGGATTCAGCAGTGCACAGGCCGAGGGCCTGCTGCGTTCGGCCAAAAAGCCGAAACCAGGCGAGCGCATCGAGTTCAGCGACGACTTCCACCTTGTCGTAGAAGCACGCGGTGATTTCGGCAAATCACAAGTCACGCTGCATTGGCGAGACGATCTGGCCGCCCATTTCATGCGCCAGGGCCATCTGCCGCTGCCGCCCTATATCCGCAGACCCGACACCGATTCCGACCGCGAGCGCTACCAGACGGTCTACAGCCGCAAGGACAAACTCGGCTCGGCGGCCGCACCAACGGCCGGGTTGCACTTCTCTACAAAGCTCAAAGCCGAACTTGCAGAGGCCGGTTTCGCCTGGGCCGAGTTGACGCTTTATGTGGGCTACGGCACCTTCAGCCCCGTGCGCGTGCGCGACATTCGCGAGCACACGATGCACCGCGAGTATATCGAGATTCCGGAGGCGACTGCCGTTGCCATCCGCGAAGCCAAATCCCGGGGCCGCCCCGTGGTGGCCGTGGGCACCACGAGCGCCCGTGCCCTGGAAGGCGCCTTCGCCCAGACCGGTTGCGTGGCGGCCTTTACAGGCTGGACCGACATTTTCATGCGTCCCGGTTACGAGTTCAATGTCGTGGAGCGGTTGCTGACCAATTTCCATCTGCCCGGCTCGTCGCTCATCATGCTCGTGTCAGCCTTGGCGGGTCGGGAAGCGGTCCAGGATGCTTATCGGCATGCCGTGCAGGAGCGCATGCGCTTCTTTTCCTATGGCGATGCCATGCTAGTGCTCTAG
- a CDS encoding 3-methyl-2-oxobutanoate dehydrogenase subunit VorB — protein MSQERIFIKGNEAVARGALAAGCKCYFGYPITPQNEIPEFMSSAIFEVGGQFVQAESEVAAANMLLGAAAAGVRAMTSSSSPGMSLKQEAISYMAGSELPAVIVNMNRGGPGLGDIGPAQGDYYQATRGGGHGDYRTLVLAPATCQEGYDMTVLAFDLAYKYRNPVLILGDAILGQMKEPVATWQPEPVAADEAADWCLTGAKGREKRLLKSLYLDEGALAGHNRRLQAKYKSMEAEVRFEEFQTADAELVVVAYGSIGRIAKSAVRSLRKAGHKIGLLRPITLYPFPSAALAALAAEGKRFLTVEHNLGQMVDDVRLAVRRHADSEFFGVMPGNLPVPDDFEGPILKTLAGESLEAC, from the coding sequence ATGAGCCAGGAGCGCATCTTCATCAAGGGTAACGAAGCCGTAGCCAGGGGCGCGCTAGCAGCCGGCTGCAAGTGCTACTTCGGTTACCCCATCACTCCGCAGAACGAGATCCCGGAGTTCATGTCCTCGGCCATCTTCGAGGTCGGCGGCCAGTTCGTGCAGGCAGAGAGCGAGGTGGCGGCGGCCAACATGCTCCTTGGCGCTGCCGCTGCCGGCGTGCGCGCCATGACCTCCTCCTCCAGCCCGGGCATGTCCCTCAAGCAGGAGGCCATCTCCTACATGGCCGGCAGTGAGTTGCCTGCGGTCATCGTGAACATGAACCGTGGCGGCCCAGGCCTGGGCGACATTGGCCCGGCCCAGGGCGACTACTACCAAGCCACGCGTGGTGGCGGCCATGGCGACTACCGCACCCTGGTGCTCGCGCCCGCCACCTGCCAGGAGGGCTATGACATGACCGTCCTGGCCTTCGACCTTGCCTACAAGTACCGCAATCCCGTGCTCATTCTGGGCGACGCCATCCTGGGCCAAATGAAGGAGCCCGTGGCCACCTGGCAGCCCGAGCCCGTGGCGGCGGACGAGGCGGCGGACTGGTGCCTCACCGGCGCCAAGGGCCGCGAAAAGCGGCTGCTCAAGTCGCTCTATCTGGATGAAGGCGCGCTGGCCGGCCACAACCGCAGGCTTCAGGCCAAGTACAAATCCATGGAAGCCGAGGTGCGTTTCGAAGAGTTCCAGACTGCCGACGCCGAACTGGTGGTGGTTGCCTATGGCTCCATCGGCCGCATCGCCAAGAGCGCCGTGCGCTCTCTGCGTAAGGCCGGGCACAAGATCGGCCTGCTGCGGCCCATCACGCTCTACCCCTTCCCTTCCGCAGCTCTGGCGGCGCTTGCGGCCGAGGGCAAGCGTTTCCTGACCGTCGAGCACAACCTGGGCCAGATGGTGGACGATGTGCGCCTGGCCGTGCGCAGACATGCCGACAGCGAGTTCTTCGGCGTCATGCCCGGCAACCTGCCCGTTCCCGACGATTTCGAGGGACCCATCCTCAAGACCCTGGCCGGCGAGAGCCTGGAGGCCTGCTAA
- a CDS encoding IS630 family transposase yields MQRGIDPHRFVFLDESGAATNMTRLRGRAKGGRRCHDRAPGGHWNTTTMISSIRLDGTTECMAIKGSTSGVVFREYVREVLTKALRPGDIVVADNLSAHRDAQARELVRQAGARYWPLPPYSPDLNPIEQMWSKVKAVLRGLKARTQEALNEALAQALNSITPEDALGWFRACGYWPAQ; encoded by the coding sequence ATGCAAAGAGGCATTGATCCGCACCGCTTTGTCTTTTTGGATGAATCGGGCGCGGCTACGAACATGACCAGACTCAGAGGACGGGCCAAAGGCGGACGAAGGTGCCACGACCGAGCCCCTGGCGGGCACTGGAATACCACGACCATGATCTCCTCCATCCGTCTGGATGGCACAACCGAGTGCATGGCCATCAAGGGGTCGACGAGCGGCGTTGTGTTTCGGGAGTATGTACGTGAAGTCCTGACCAAAGCGCTTAGGCCAGGAGACATTGTCGTTGCGGACAATCTGTCGGCACACAGGGACGCGCAGGCAAGAGAGCTGGTCAGGCAAGCCGGAGCCAGATATTGGCCGCTGCCCCCATACTCTCCCGACCTAAATCCGATTGAACAGATGTGGAGCAAAGTGAAAGCCGTCTTGCGAGGACTCAAGGCTCGCACGCAAGAGGCTCTGAACGAGGCGCTGGCGCAGGCCCTGAACAGCATCACTCCCGAAGATGCACTGGGGTGGTTCAGGGCCTGCGGGTATTGGCCAGCTCAATAG
- a CDS encoding TraB/GumN family protein: MSTIHHCRIRLASLPLFLLVLLLLCPPAWAGPGIGFLWQVKGEKPLYLLGSIHLAEPGLYPLDPALQRVFEASDVLVVEADVTGPAEERAARLFMERGMLPAGESLEQRLPAKTLERLKARGVDLGNLGFMRPWALALVLQSNELARLGYDPDLGVDVHFLRLAHTRGMKVEELEGLEAQYDLFADMDPPEEEAFLAQTLDELDTVGSLGKEILAAWRAGDARALEQVIFSGLGDDPLAKRIHEHIFFERNRTMAAKIERYLKNGRAAFVIVGAGHVVGEQGLVALLKQRGHVLTKVESGVPEIITQPSRQAAQASRAGQVPAR; this comes from the coding sequence ATGTCTACCATCCACCATTGCCGAATTCGGCTTGCCAGCCTCCCGCTTTTCCTGCTCGTTCTGCTGCTCTTGTGCCCGCCTGCCTGGGCCGGGCCTGGAATCGGCTTCCTGTGGCAGGTGAAGGGAGAAAAGCCTTTGTATCTCCTTGGCTCAATTCACTTGGCCGAACCGGGCCTGTATCCCCTTGACCCTGCATTGCAACGTGTTTTCGAGGCTTCGGATGTCCTGGTGGTGGAGGCTGACGTGACCGGTCCGGCCGAGGAGCGGGCGGCCCGGCTGTTCATGGAGCGCGGCATGCTTCCGGCCGGCGAGAGCCTGGAGCAACGCCTGCCAGCCAAGACGCTGGAGCGCCTCAAGGCGCGCGGGGTGGACCTGGGGAATCTCGGCTTCATGCGGCCATGGGCCCTGGCCTTGGTGCTCCAGAGCAACGAACTGGCCCGGCTTGGTTATGATCCGGATTTAGGCGTGGACGTGCATTTTCTGCGCTTGGCGCATACGCGAGGCATGAAGGTGGAGGAACTGGAGGGATTGGAAGCCCAGTACGATCTTTTCGCCGACATGGACCCGCCTGAAGAGGAAGCTTTTCTGGCCCAGACCCTGGACGAGCTGGACACCGTCGGCAGTCTTGGCAAAGAGATACTGGCTGCCTGGCGTGCTGGAGACGCTAGAGCTCTTGAGCAGGTCATCTTTTCCGGGCTGGGTGACGACCCGCTGGCCAAGCGCATCCACGAGCATATTTTCTTTGAGCGCAACCGGACCATGGCCGCCAAGATAGAGCGTTATCTTAAGAACGGCCGTGCCGCCTTCGTGATCGTTGGCGCCGGGCATGTAGTGGGCGAGCAGGGGCTGGTGGCTTTGCTGAAACAAAGGGGCCATGTGCTGACGAAGGTCGAATCCGGCGTTCCTGAAATCATTACCCAGCCATCCCGTCAAGCCGCGCAGGCATCGCGTGCCGGGCAGGTCCCCGCCCGTTAA
- a CDS encoding thiamine pyrophosphate-dependent enzyme — MYQEEKLVFTRPESVIDRATHYCPGCHHGTIHRLVGEVLDEMGLREQSILVASIGCSVFLYNYLNVDAVEAPHGRAPAVATGVKRARPDNFVFAYQGDGDLASIGLAEIVHAANRGEKMSIIFVNNTVYGMTGGQMAPTTMAGQKTTTCPGGRCAEREGMPLKMAEMIGTLDAVAYSARVAVDSVKHLRTAKKAIRKVFECQTKGLGFGFVELLSTCPTNWRMTPVQANERIANELIPYFPLGVYKDATAGEEGK, encoded by the coding sequence ATGTACCAGGAAGAAAAGCTTGTCTTCACCAGGCCCGAGAGCGTCATCGACCGGGCCACGCACTATTGTCCCGGCTGCCACCACGGCACCATCCACCGCCTCGTGGGCGAGGTCCTGGACGAAATGGGTTTGCGCGAGCAGTCCATCCTGGTCGCGTCCATCGGTTGCTCCGTGTTCCTGTACAACTACCTGAACGTGGACGCCGTCGAGGCCCCGCACGGCCGTGCTCCGGCCGTGGCCACGGGCGTCAAGCGCGCCAGGCCGGACAACTTCGTGTTCGCCTACCAGGGTGACGGCGACCTGGCCTCCATTGGCCTGGCCGAGATCGTGCACGCGGCCAACCGCGGCGAGAAGATGTCCATCATTTTCGTCAACAACACGGTTTACGGCATGACCGGCGGCCAGATGGCGCCCACCACCATGGCAGGCCAGAAAACCACCACCTGCCCCGGCGGCCGCTGCGCCGAGCGCGAAGGCATGCCGCTCAAGATGGCCGAGATGATCGGCACGCTGGACGCCGTGGCCTACTCCGCGCGCGTGGCGGTTGACTCGGTCAAGCACCTGCGCACAGCCAAGAAGGCCATCCGCAAGGTCTTCGAGTGCCAGACCAAGGGATTGGGCTTCGGCTTCGTGGAGCTGCTGTCCACCTGCCCGACCAACTGGCGCATGACCCCGGTGCAGGCCAACGAGCGCATCGCCAACGAGCTGATCCCCTACTTCCCGCTGGGAGTATACAAGGACGCCACGGCCGGCGAGGAGGGCAAGTAG
- a CDS encoding IS630 transposase-related protein has translation MAIASAEIRQRALAARRAGEHPKTIAKVLGVGERSVRRWVFLSKLGQTAPKPRGHRPLALSEEEMARLDDLVKQRPDMTLEELKAALSRDIHISTVHRALRRLGYRCKKNTASRRAGQS, from the coding sequence ATGGCAATCGCATCAGCAGAAATCAGGCAGCGCGCCTTGGCTGCGCGCAGGGCTGGCGAGCACCCCAAGACCATAGCCAAAGTGCTTGGAGTTGGTGAGAGATCCGTTCGCCGTTGGGTTTTCCTGAGCAAATTGGGGCAGACTGCGCCAAAACCCCGTGGGCACCGCCCGCTCGCCTTAAGTGAAGAAGAGATGGCCCGGCTCGATGACCTGGTGAAACAAAGGCCAGATATGACCTTGGAAGAGCTTAAAGCGGCTCTTTCCCGTGATATTCATATCTCGACTGTTCACAGGGCCCTGCGGCGGCTTGGATACAGATGTAAAAAAAACACTGCGAGCCGACGAGCAGGACAGAGCTGA
- the aroC gene encoding chorismate synthase produces the protein MSGSSFGQMFRLTTFGESHGPAIGGVIDGCPPGIPLSEETIQQELDRRKPGAGIASTARKESDRISLLSGVFEGVTTGTAIGFSIANEDQRSRDYSQVKDVYRPGHADLTYDAKYGRRDYRGGGRASGRETACRVAGGAVAQAFLAARGVRVRAYTLELGGIPASRLDPEGAQDRAFFSPDPQAVAAWTERIKEVKGQGDSLGGVVEIQALGVPAGLGEPVFDKLDARLAYACMSVGAVKAVEIGAGVQSARMTGSHNNDPIRPSGFASNNAGGILGGISSGQPIIVRCAVKPIPSISQEQQTITRDGQATTITIGGRHDISAIPRIVPVLKAMVLLTLADMWMLQAARRY, from the coding sequence GTGTCAGGCAGCAGCTTCGGCCAGATGTTTCGACTGACCACTTTCGGCGAATCCCACGGCCCGGCCATCGGCGGCGTTATCGACGGCTGCCCGCCAGGCATCCCCCTGAGCGAAGAGACCATCCAGCAGGAGCTGGACCGCCGCAAGCCCGGCGCGGGCATCGCCTCCACGGCGCGCAAGGAATCGGACCGCATCAGTCTGCTGTCCGGCGTGTTCGAGGGAGTCACCACGGGCACGGCCATCGGCTTCTCCATCGCCAACGAGGACCAGCGCTCGCGCGACTACTCGCAGGTCAAGGATGTCTATCGCCCCGGCCATGCGGACCTGACCTACGACGCCAAGTACGGCCGGCGCGACTACCGTGGCGGCGGCCGGGCCTCGGGACGCGAGACAGCCTGCCGCGTGGCAGGCGGAGCCGTTGCCCAGGCCTTCCTGGCCGCCAGGGGTGTGCGCGTGCGCGCCTACACCCTGGAGCTGGGAGGCATCCCGGCCAGCCGGCTGGACCCCGAAGGAGCCCAGGACCGCGCCTTCTTCAGCCCGGACCCGCAGGCAGTGGCGGCCTGGACCGAGCGCATCAAGGAGGTCAAGGGCCAGGGCGATAGCCTGGGCGGCGTGGTGGAGATTCAGGCTCTGGGTGTGCCGGCAGGCTTGGGAGAACCGGTCTTCGACAAGCTGGACGCACGGCTGGCCTACGCCTGCATGTCCGTGGGCGCGGTCAAGGCCGTGGAGATCGGCGCTGGCGTGCAGTCCGCGCGCATGACCGGCAGCCACAACAACGACCCGATCAGGCCCAGCGGCTTCGCCAGCAACAATGCCGGCGGCATCCTGGGCGGCATCTCCAGCGGCCAGCCCATCATTGTGCGCTGCGCCGTGAAGCCCATCCCGTCCATCTCCCAGGAGCAGCAGACCATCACCCGCGACGGTCAGGCCACCACCATTACCATTGGCGGCCGCCACGACATCTCGGCCATTCCGCGCATCGTGCCGGTGCTCAAGGCTATGGTGCTGCTCACCCTGGCGGACATGTGGATGCTGCAGGCAGCGCGAAGATACTGA
- a CDS encoding BON domain-containing protein, translating to MARSARSDEEIKRDVVDQLYWDARVDASKVEVRVDGGRVRLTGALPSLLARRAVVMDTWDVAGVEHVEDAMNVIYPGGRDELTDDLLRENVLTALGWSPDLESETLDAQVQGGRVTIMGMVNAFWKKALAEEIVKGLRGVLDVANHLAVVPLHDMLDRTIAESVEAALERNALLDPSGVTVEVHDGVVTLSGLADSPAAARLAYLAATYTPGVVNVHNQLVVRHYR from the coding sequence ATGGCCAGGTCGGCAAGATCGGACGAGGAGATCAAGCGGGACGTGGTGGATCAGCTGTACTGGGACGCTCGGGTGGATGCCAGCAAGGTCGAGGTGCGCGTGGACGGCGGTCGGGTGCGCCTGACCGGAGCCCTGCCCAGCCTGCTGGCCAGGCGGGCGGTGGTGATGGACACTTGGGACGTGGCGGGAGTGGAGCACGTCGAGGACGCCATGAACGTGATCTATCCCGGTGGTCGCGATGAGCTGACAGACGACCTGCTGCGTGAGAACGTGCTTACAGCCCTTGGCTGGAGCCCTGACTTGGAGTCCGAGACCCTGGACGCGCAGGTGCAGGGCGGCCGTGTCACCATCATGGGCATGGTCAACGCCTTCTGGAAGAAGGCTCTGGCCGAGGAGATCGTAAAGGGCTTACGTGGCGTGTTGGATGTGGCCAACCACTTGGCCGTGGTGCCGCTGCATGACATGCTGGACCGCACCATCGCCGAATCCGTGGAGGCTGCCCTGGAGCGCAATGCGCTGCTGGACCCATCCGGCGTTACCGTGGAGGTACACGACGGCGTCGTCACGTTGTCGGGCTTGGCGGATTCACCGGCAGCGGCCCGCTTGGCTTATCTGGCCGCTACATATACGCCGGGAGTGGTCAATGTGCATAATCAACTTGTAGTGCGCCATTATCGCTGA
- a CDS encoding vitamin B12-dependent ribonucleotide reductase codes for MNMPVVPTDIEKPSINPNAEIVLRKRYLRKGPDGNPVEDVQGMFWRVASAIASEEAKYAKSSFDVDRLAREFYSLMTSFRFLPNSPTLMNAGTELGQLAACFVLPVGDSMEDIFASVRDAALIHKSGGGTGFSFSRLRREGARVGSTGGVASGPVSFMKIFNTATEQVKQGGTRRGANMGILRVDHPDILKFISCKEREGELNNFNISVALTERFMQAVEADEEYSLIAPQNGQEDGRLRAREVFALLVRKAWESGDPGIVFLDRINRDNPTPKQGEIESTNPCGEQPLLPYEACNLGSINLATIYDPNSDDGIDWDEFKRITHLAVRFLDNVIDASRYPLDKITETVGRNRKIGLGLMGWADLLFQLRVPYNSQEALIVGEKVMKFLQAESKAASKILAEERGAFAAYDESTYADKKVGPYRNATTTTIAPTGTLSIIAGCSSGIEPLFALSFTRNVMDGEKLVEANPYFEQALRETESYSKALMEDVAKKGSIAHMELLPDDIRRVFVTAHDVEPTYHLKMQAAFQKFTDNAVSKTVNLPSSASEEDIREIYWMAYEMGCKGVTVYRDGCKASQVLCTGEAEAKKAPTANGLVARPRPDVVYGFTQKVKTGFGDMYVTVNEVDGKPFEVFATLGKSGQSAMAKAEAIGRLVSLALRSGIAVRAIVNQLEGIGGEHTVFEKKRLLKSIPDAVAWILRTRYMQGEKLKPSGNGMGQPTCVECGEVLVFEEGCYICKGCGFTKCG; via the coding sequence ATGAACATGCCTGTCGTGCCTACCGATATCGAAAAGCCTTCCATCAATCCCAACGCCGAGATCGTTCTGCGCAAGCGCTACCTGCGCAAGGGACCCGACGGCAATCCGGTGGAGGACGTGCAGGGCATGTTCTGGCGCGTGGCCTCGGCCATCGCATCCGAGGAAGCCAAGTACGCCAAGTCATCTTTCGACGTGGACCGCCTGGCACGCGAGTTCTACTCGCTCATGACCAGCTTCCGTTTCCTGCCCAACTCGCCGACGCTCATGAACGCCGGCACCGAACTGGGACAACTGGCGGCCTGCTTCGTGCTGCCGGTGGGCGACTCCATGGAGGACATCTTCGCCTCCGTGCGCGACGCAGCGCTCATCCACAAGTCCGGCGGCGGCACGGGCTTCTCCTTCTCGCGCCTACGGCGCGAAGGAGCGCGCGTGGGCTCCACGGGCGGCGTGGCCTCCGGTCCCGTCTCATTCATGAAGATCTTCAATACCGCCACGGAGCAGGTCAAGCAGGGCGGCACGCGCCGCGGCGCAAACATGGGCATCCTGCGCGTCGACCACCCCGACATTCTCAAGTTCATCAGCTGCAAGGAACGTGAAGGCGAGCTGAATAACTTCAATATTTCCGTAGCGCTAACTGAAAGATTCATGCAGGCCGTGGAGGCGGACGAAGAATACTCGCTCATCGCGCCCCAGAACGGGCAGGAGGACGGCCGCCTGCGCGCCCGCGAGGTCTTCGCCCTGCTGGTGCGCAAGGCCTGGGAGTCCGGCGATCCCGGTATAGTCTTTCTGGACCGCATCAACCGCGACAACCCCACGCCCAAACAGGGTGAGATCGAGTCCACGAATCCTTGCGGTGAGCAGCCGCTGCTGCCCTACGAGGCTTGCAACCTGGGCTCCATCAACCTGGCTACGATCTATGACCCCAACTCCGATGATGGCATAGATTGGGACGAGTTCAAGCGCATCACGCACCTGGCCGTACGCTTCCTGGATAACGTCATCGACGCCTCGCGTTATCCCCTGGACAAGATCACCGAAACCGTCGGCCGGAACCGCAAGATCGGCCTGGGCCTCATGGGCTGGGCCGACCTGCTCTTCCAGTTGCGCGTGCCCTACAACAGCCAGGAAGCGCTGATTGTGGGCGAAAAGGTCATGAAGTTCCTGCAGGCCGAGTCCAAGGCGGCTTCCAAAATCCTGGCCGAGGAACGCGGGGCCTTTGCGGCCTATGACGAGTCGACTTATGCCGACAAGAAGGTCGGGCCCTACCGCAACGCCACCACCACGACCATCGCGCCCACGGGCACCTTGTCCATCATCGCCGGCTGCTCCTCTGGCATTGAGCCGCTGTTCGCCCTGTCCTTCACGCGCAACGTCATGGACGGCGAGAAGCTCGTCGAGGCGAACCCTTATTTCGAGCAGGCCCTGCGCGAGACCGAAAGCTATTCCAAGGCGCTCATGGAAGATGTGGCCAAGAAGGGCAGCATCGCACACATGGAGCTGCTTCCCGACGATATCCGCCGCGTGTTTGTCACGGCTCATGATGTGGAGCCGACCTATCATCTCAAGATGCAGGCGGCCTTCCAGAAGTTCACTGACAATGCCGTGTCCAAAACCGTGAATCTGCCCAGCTCTGCCAGCGAGGAGGACATCCGCGAGATTTACTGGATGGCCTACGAGATGGGCTGCAAGGGCGTGACCGTGTACCGTGACGGCTGCAAAGCCTCCCAGGTCCTGTGCACCGGCGAGGCCGAAGCCAAGAAGGCCCCCACGGCCAACGGGCTTGTCGCTCGTCCGCGGCCCGACGTGGTCTACGGCTTCACCCAAAAGGTCAAGACCGGCTTCGGGGACATGTACGTCACGGTCAACGAAGTTGACGGCAAACCCTTCGAGGTCTTCGCCACCCTTGGCAAATCCGGCCAGTCTGCCATGGCCAAGGCCGAGGCCATCGGACGCCTGGTGTCCCTGGCCCTGCGCTCCGGCATCGCCGTGCGGGCCATCGTGAACCAGCTGGAAGGCATCGGCGGCGAGCACACGGTTTTCGAAAAGAAGCGGCTGCTCAAGTCCATTCCCGACGCAGTGGCCTGGATTCTGCGCACCCGCTACATGCAGGGCGAGAAGCTCAAGCCCAGCGGCAACGGCATGGGCCAGCCCACCTGCGTAGAGTGCGGCGAGGTCCTGGTCTTCGAGGAAGGCTGCTATATCTGCAAGGGCTGCGGCTTCACCAAGTGCGGCTAG
- a CDS encoding 2-oxoacid:acceptor oxidoreductase family protein yields the protein MYMDAIIAGFGGQGVMLIGNLLAYAGMTQGLNVTYIPVYGPEMRGGTANCTVVVSDDDIGSPIIHRPKSLIVMNRPSLDKFQSRLQDGGIQIINSSLIDASLTEQERVRTVLVPANEIADKVGNSRMANMVALGAYIQATGVLPLQAVKDSLGSVISSHYAKLIPQNAEALQAGADHVGK from the coding sequence ATGTACATGGACGCCATCATCGCGGGCTTCGGCGGCCAGGGCGTCATGCTCATTGGCAACCTACTGGCCTATGCAGGCATGACCCAAGGCCTCAACGTGACCTACATCCCGGTCTACGGGCCGGAGATGCGCGGCGGAACGGCCAACTGCACCGTGGTCGTGTCCGATGACGATATCGGTTCGCCCATCATCCACCGCCCGAAAAGCCTCATTGTCATGAACCGTCCTTCGCTGGACAAGTTCCAGTCCAGGCTGCAGGACGGCGGTATCCAGATCATCAATTCCTCGCTGATCGACGCCAGTCTGACCGAGCAGGAGCGCGTGCGCACGGTGCTCGTGCCGGCCAACGAGATCGCCGACAAAGTCGGCAACTCGCGCATGGCCAACATGGTCGCCCTGGGCGCATACATCCAGGCTACGGGCGTCCTGCCGCTGCAGGCGGTCAAGGACAGCCTGGGCAGCGTCATCTCCAGCCACTACGCCAAGCTCATTCCCCAGAACGCCGAGGCATTGCAGGCCGGAGCGGATCACGTGGGAAAGTAG
- a CDS encoding DUF2267 domain-containing protein: MTTQIPAFDNSIIKTKEWLKDIREDLHLDDDQQAYVVLRAVLHVLRDRLVPDEACDMAAQFPMLVRGFFFEGWKPTGRPMKIDTEEEFLGRVQHELHRQNTPKLTDPRRITIGVLHSLEKHVSGGELNKVIQSLPKQLRNLWQQAA, encoded by the coding sequence ATGACCACGCAGATACCGGCTTTCGATAACAGCATCATCAAGACCAAGGAATGGCTTAAGGACATCCGTGAGGACTTGCACCTGGACGACGACCAGCAGGCCTATGTCGTCTTGCGGGCAGTGCTGCACGTGCTGCGCGACAGATTGGTCCCGGACGAGGCCTGCGACATGGCCGCGCAGTTCCCCATGCTCGTACGCGGATTCTTTTTCGAAGGTTGGAAGCCTACGGGCCGGCCGATGAAAATCGATACCGAGGAGGAGTTCCTGGGTCGGGTACAGCACGAACTGCACCGTCAGAACACGCCCAAGCTGACCGACCCCCGACGCATAACGATCGGGGTGCTGCACTCCCTGGAAAAACACGTGAGCGGTGGTGAATTGAACAAGGTGATCCAGTCCTTGCCCAAGCAGTTGCGCAACCTGTGGCAGCAAGCGGCCTAG
- a CDS encoding DUF2267 domain-containing protein: protein MSKISPFEQALINSMDWMREVQEELDLDEQNTYECLRAVLQALRDRLPVAEAATLGGKLPMVVRGIFYGGWTPSRSVDVSGEDFLGDVANTLQNADGLEADPEQVARSVLRVLGRRLPKPDLDLIAEASPAMIRELLAA, encoded by the coding sequence ATGAGCAAAATATCCCCATTCGAGCAGGCGCTGATCAATTCCATGGATTGGATGCGCGAGGTGCAAGAAGAACTCGATCTGGACGAGCAAAATACCTACGAGTGTCTGCGCGCAGTGCTGCAGGCCTTGCGTGATCGACTGCCGGTTGCCGAGGCGGCGACTCTGGGCGGCAAGCTGCCAATGGTCGTGCGCGGCATCTTCTATGGAGGCTGGACTCCGTCTCGTAGCGTGGACGTTTCTGGTGAAGACTTCCTGGGCGATGTGGCCAACACGCTTCAAAACGCCGACGGCCTAGAGGCCGATCCGGAGCAGGTTGCCCGTAGCGTGCTGCGCGTGTTGGGCAGGCGTTTACCCAAACCCGACCTCGACCTGATCGCGGAAGCCTCGCCTGCCATGATCCGGGAATTGCTGGCGGCTTAA
- a CDS encoding 4Fe-4S dicluster domain-containing protein: MSRIAIQEERCKGCLLCTLVCPKKIIVQSERINRFGYKVAEVREGNMDKCTGCASCAMICPDYAIEVWKTVKAKAEAEEVQE, translated from the coding sequence ATGTCACGTATTGCGATTCAGGAGGAGCGCTGTAAAGGCTGCCTCTTGTGCACGCTCGTGTGCCCCAAGAAGATCATCGTTCAGTCCGAGCGCATCAACCGCTTCGGCTACAAAGTGGCCGAGGTCCGCGAGGGCAACATGGACAAGTGCACGGGCTGCGCCTCGTGCGCCATGATCTGCCCGGATTACGCCATCGAGGTCTGGAAGACGGTAAAGGCCAAGGCCGAAGCCGAGGAGGTGCAGGAATGA